The Pochonia chlamydosporia 170 chromosome Unknown PCv3seq00012, whole genome shotgun sequence genome has a segment encoding these proteins:
- a CDS encoding reverse transcriptase (similar to Metarhizium robertsii ARSEF 23 XP_007816557.1): MLQAIWPSISHVTTLLYNACLTLGYHPTAFKTAEVAMIPKLNKRDLSDVSAWRPISLLSCLSKGLERVIGRRLAYLAVKYKVLHPNQAGALPKRSATDIVTALIYDVERALGNGKIATLVTMDVKGAFDAILPNRLVLRLRQQGWPDFLVWWIYHFVSHRKALVRFQDAKTEPAELPCGLPQGSPISPILYLLATTPIYSLLGATERYGYADDTAMLFTGDSLEETTAKANAAIAAMEAWGQQEAFSFDPDKTEVMHFSRKRDRSSPTVCHQGQEVKAQKAMRWLGVWLDRRLTFSTHIDKWSLKASKVVSQLRFVNNTVRGTSAVAARRAVYAVALPTLFYGLDTWFPGFPSESTHRKARTITKTQLSKIQVILNKACHAVLPVWKTTPRVILWKEAAIPPAEIILKQHQARTALRYAMLDAAHPVSRRLRQAQHEVDQSNHPAIHGRTLQRHSRLLRTAACAKEVERPRLIPRRFDDSIPTEAAGNRPPKETAVLQFQHWLQDKPAGFIVFSDGSKTERDTAGYGFAVFHKGRLVDWGSGQLGRREVFDAEIHGALEGLQRALLANLANEPITVCMDNTSVIDCIGTTAPNSSQACFRTFQRVGDKHPYQVSVKWCPGHSNIFGNS, translated from the coding sequence ATGCTCCAAGCAATCTGGCCAAGTATTTCGCATGTCACCACACTCCTCTATAACGCTTGCCTCACCCTAGGATACCACCCAACTGCCTTTAAAACAGCAGAGGTGGCAATGATTCCGAAACTCAATAAGAGAGACCTCAGTGATGTCTCCGCGTGGCGCCCCATCTCCCTTCTTTCCTGCCTGTCTAAAGGCCTAGAACGAGTAATCGGTCGGCGTCTCGCCTACCTAGCTGTCAAGTACAAGGTCCTCCATCCGAACCAGGCTGGAGCACTCCCAAAACGAAGCGCCACAGACATAGTTACCGCACTTATCTACGATGTTGAACGTGCCTTAGGTAACGGCAAGATCGCCACACTTGTTACAATGGATGTTAAAGGAGCGTTTGATGCTATTCTCCCCAATAGGCTAGTCCTACGACTCCGACAACAAGGATGGCCGGATTTCCTGGTTTGGTGGATCTACCACTTTGTCTCCCACCGCAAAGCTCTTGTCAGATTCCAGGATGCTAAAACAGAACCCGCAGAGCTGCCATGCGGCCTCCCTCAAGGCTCGCCGATATCACCGATTCTCTATCTCCTAGCCACCACCCCTATCTACTCCCTTCTAGGAGCAACAGAGAGGTATGGCTACGCAGACGATACAGCAATGCTCTTCACAGGAGACAGCCTGGAGGAGACcactgcaaaagcaaacgCGGCAATTGCTGCAATGGAAGCATGGGGGCAACAGGAGGCTTTTTCCTTCgacccagacaagacagaggTTATGCACTTCTCCAGAAAAAGGGATAGAAGCTCCCCAACAGTCTGtcaccaaggccaggagGTTAAGGCACAAAAGGCAATGCGTTGGCTGGGAGTCTGGCTTGACCGCAGGCTCACCTTTAGCACGCACATCGATAAATGGTCGCTTAAGGCAAGTAAGGTTGTCTCACAGCTACGGTTCGTTAACAATACAGTACGCGGAACGTCAGCAGTAGCGGCCAGGAGAGCAGTATATGCAGTAGCCCTACCCACACTCTTTTACGGGCTGGACACATGGTTCCCTGGCTTCCCTTCTGAGTCAACCCACAGGAAAGCAAGGACGATCACCAAAACTCAACTCTCGAAAATCCAAGTAATCCTGAATAAGGCCTGCCACGCAGTACTACCTGTTTGGAAGACCACCCCACGAGTTATTCTTTGGAAAGAGGCAGCAATTCCGCCGGCAGAAATCATACTAAAGCAGCATCAAGCGCGCACGGCGCTTCGCTACGCCATGCTAGACGCAGCACACCCAGTATCCAGACGGCTAAGACAAGCACAGCATGAAGTTGACCAGAGCAACCACCCAGCAATACATGGCCGAACTCTGCAGAGGCATAGCCGACTCCTCCGAACAGCGGCATGTGCAAAGGAAGTTGAACGACCAAGGCTTATCCCACGCCGCTTTGATGATAGCATCCCGACTGAAGCTGCAGGAAACAGaccaccaaaagaaaccGCCGTGCTGCAATTCCAACACTGGCTTCAGGATAAGCCCGCGGGATTCATTGTCTTTAGCGATGGCtccaagacagaaagagACACCGCAGGGTACGGATTTGCAGTGTTCCACAAGGGACGCCTTGTTGATTGGGGCTCTGGCCAACTAGGCCGCAGAGAAGTCTTTGACGCAGAGATCCACGGCGCATTAGAAGGACTTCAACGCGCTTTACTCGCTAATCTTGCTAACGAACCAATTACAGTCTGTATGGATAATACCTCCGTTATTGACTGTATAGGAACGACAGCACCAAACTCCTCACAGGCCTGCTTTAGAACCTTTCAGAGGGTAGGAGACAAGCATCCATATCAGGTATCTGTCAAATGGTGCCCAGGCCATAGCAACATCTTTGGAAATAGTTGA
- a CDS encoding reverse transcriptase (similar to Beauveria bassiana ARSEF 2860 XP_008602273.1) — protein MHGPEPNNRKSALASAEREQWEQAMQEEYNSLMENQTWRVVKRPADRKVLTGRWVFKRKLGSNGEVARHKARFVVRGFSQIYGLDFDETYASVVKSASYRILFALQARYGWKCHQMDIKTAFLNGNLEHEIFVEPPEGYPEAKNQVLKLCKSLYGLKQAPRQWYFKLRAFLEESGWRVSNFDPSVFIQDDENLIMEVYVDDINIFGMNENRIIAMKHQLAARFNMTDLGLCAYYLGMHVRQETNGDLHLHQGSYIQQILERYGLQGIHPRRTPMRTNLKMTKNDGHPQSLDFQRRYQSKVGALNYAMVVTRPDIAEAVGVVSRFCANPTEEHMKAVDDIYAYLKHTPNLGLHFKRDCPDRELHAYVDADWAGCPDTRRSTTGYVIKLAGSPVSWSSRRQRTVAMSTCEAEYVAGYKATQEIIWIQNMINDLRIEALEVTSTPLLIDNNAALKLTRNPELHDRTKHIELKYHFLREMTLSGRINAQRVSTKDNQADLLTKPLPRDAHENLTRGLGMDKSFCTELVTCG, from the coding sequence ATGCATGGCCCCGAACCAAACAACAGAAAGTCCGCTCTGGCGTCGGCTGAGAGAGAGCAGTGGGAGCAGGCCATGCAGGAAGAATATAACAGTCTGATGGAAAATCAGACCTGGAGAGTAGTGAAACGACCAGCAGATCGAAAGGTACTGACCGGCCGGTGGGTCTTCAAACGAAAACTTGGTTCCAACGGGGAAGTCGCTCGACACAAGGCAAGATTTGTCGTGCGGGGTTTCTCGCAGATATACGGTCTAGATTTTGACGAAACCTATGCCTCAGTAGTGAAGTCGGCATCCTACCGAATACTCTTTGCACTCCAAGCTCGATACGGATGGAAGTGCCACCAGATGGACATTAAGACGGCTTTCCTCAATGGCAATCTGGAGCACGAGATTTTTGTCGAACCACCAGAAGGCTACCCTGAAGCAAAAAATCAAGTTCTCAAACTATGCAAGTCCCTGTATGGACTAAAGCAGGCACCAAGACAGTGGTACTTCAAACTCAGGGCTTTCCTCGAAGAAAGTGGTTGGAGAGTCTCAAACTTCGACCCGTCCGTGTTCATTCAGGATGATGAGAACCTCATCATGGAAGTCTATGTCGACGATATCAACATATTTGGCATGAATGAGAATCGAATCATAGCCATGAAGCACCAACTGGCTGCACGTTTCAACATGACTGACCTTGGTCTTTGTGCCTATTACTTGGGGATGCATGTGcgacaagaaacaaatgGCGACCTCCATTTGCATCAAGGATCGTACATCCAACAGATCCTCGAACGGTATGGACTGCAAGGCATCCATCCACGAAGGACACCCATGAGAACAAACCTGAAAATGACCAAGAACGACGGTCACCCTCAGTCCCTCGATTTTCAACGACGATATCAATCCAAGGTTGGAGCACTCAATTATGCAATGGTGGTCACGCGTCCAGATATTGCCGAAGCAGTGGGAGTCGTCTCCAGGTTTTGCGCGAATCCGACTGAAGAACACATGAAAGCAGTTGATGATATCTATGCTTACTTGAAACACACGCCCAACCTTGGCCTCCATTTCAAGAGGGACTGTCCAGACCGAGAATTGCATGCTTATGTCGATGCAGACTGGGCAGGGTGCCCAGATACGCGAAGATCTACAACAGGCTATGTGATTAAACTAGCCGGAAGTCCTGTGTCGTGGTCATCTCGAAGACAAAGGACCGTAGCCATGTCAACCTGCGAAGCTGAATATGTAGCTGGCTATAAGGCCACTCAGGAAATCATCTGGATTCAAAACATGATCAACGATCTTCGCATCGAAGCCCTGGAAGTGACGTCAACTCCACTTTTGATTGACAATAATGCTGCGCTCAAGTTGACCCGCAACCCTGAGTTGCATGATCGCACAAAACACATCGAATTAAAATACCATTTTCTGCGAGAAATGACGCTCAGTGGGAGAATTAATGCTCAAAGGGTTAGCACCAAGGACAATCAGGCAGATCTCCTCACGAAGCCGCTCCCCAGGGACGCTCATGAAAATCTAACAAGGGGACTCGGGATGGACAAGAGCTTTTGTACTGAACTCGTCACCTGCGGTTAG
- a CDS encoding restless-like transposase (similar to Metarhizium robertsii ARSEF 23 XP_007826343.2) encodes MDCSKFTINTLVSQPIAPLSSARSSSAGPSRSSEDATSASILLLDFDITPFFRKIYPEPPKLGPSGKRKATGNAVYRCLHCPADTPWESKQKSNARNHARKMHPNIVINFGSSLGVDSNSDGVEQPFQKPRIDHFYALQASESSLRRAFDRRRYIQAWVGLLTRRRLPFSAVTWDETSELVLASNPAVEDLLLTSRSAAMRHISANFDLYRTRLRNLLEGSFSLVHISSDLWTSPHRHGILALCARWIDADLKPRRALLGMPECKFSHSGEHQAELMLEVLEVYGLPRRLGYHTSDNATSNDTCLQHLSRLVKEKHGGDFNPKLRRIRCVAHILNLSLQAFLLASSKEALIAALKAADDTTGDAMYEQFYEALNTAAERESSQSTGQKRLSKKGKSSDPNYQRLANFSGWRQISALRKIHHLAVWLRTSSIHSDQWDLRVGLRLGIDNDNRWNSWYKLLSNALRKKAEIRQFFLDFERELGDNILTISDWDLIERTQQFLQPFAAATLLGEGAGSNLSHTLMIMDALLHHYEKAKKLYSAEATYDPHLVHCVDMGWFVLNKYYALTDETPAYAAALLLDPSKRLKYIQHNSDIGWIDSAVEKTSKDESTHSRRPRNGLDALFDEIAVWEETNSDVDDLETFIKSPPNRITCSPLLWWLNPERIKTYPRLCRMAIDVLSIPPESTDPESAFSGGRRTLSWDRESMLCENVEKVECIGNWIRSGFITLSIEGGKGIILDTAIDVDVDREIDDELD; translated from the exons ATGGATTGCTCTAAGTTTACGATCAATACTCTGGTCTCTCAACCGATTGCTCCTCTTTCGAGTGCTCGGTCTTCAAGTGCTGGCCCTTCTCGAAGCAGTGAGGATGCTACTTCTGCTTCCATTCTTTTGCTTGATTTCGATATCACTCCATTCTTTCGCAAGATTTATCCCGAACCTCCCAAATTAGGCCCTTCAGGTAAACGGAAAGCTACAGGGAATGCTGTATATCGATGCCTCCATTGCCCTGCGGACACGCCATGGGAAAGCAAGCAGAAATCTAACGCTCGCAATCATGCTCGGAAGATGCATCCCAATATTGTTATAAACTTCGGTAGTAGCCTCGGTGTGGATTCGAATTCGGATGGTGTCGAGCAGCCTTTCCAGAAGCCCCGGATTGACCACTTTTACGCCCTTCAAGCCTCTGAATCATCTCTCCGCCGCGCATTTGATCGACGGCGATATATCCAGGCCTGGGTAGGCCTCTTAACTAGGAGGCGCCTTCCATTTTCTGCCGTTACCTGGGATGAGACGTCGGAATTAGTACTAGCGAGTAACCCGGCTGTGGAGGATTTATTGCTAACATCCCGGTCTGCTGCGATGCGGCATATATCTGCGAACTTCGATCTATATCGAACCAGACTTCGAAATTTACTTGAAGGCTCTTTCTCACTCGTGCACATCTCATCTGACCTTTGGACTAGTCCTCATCGACATGGTATTCTAGCTCTCTGTGCCAgatggattgatgcagaTTTAAAGCCTCGACGCGCGCTGCTAGGGATGCCGGAGTGCAAATTCAGCCATAGTGGAGAGCATCAAGCAGAACTCATGCTTGAGGTGCTTGAGGTCTACGGTCTTCCTAGAAGACTGGGATATCATACCAGTGATAACGCTACATCAAATGATACATGCCTGCAACACCTTTCGCGGcttgtcaaggagaagcatgGC GGCGATTTCAACCCCAAACTGCGTCGTATCCGCTGTGTTGCACATattctcaatctctccctTCAGGCATTCCTTCTAGCCTCGTCAAAAGAAGCCCTGATCGCAGCCCTCAAAGCCGCCGATGATACGACAGGCGATGCGATGTATGAGCAGTTTTACGAAGCACTGAATACAGCTGCGGAGAGGGAATCGAGCCAATCAACTGGGCAGAAGCGCCTTTCGAAGAAGGGTAAATCATCAGATCCAAACTACCAGCGACTAGCCAACTTTTCTGGGTGGCGTCAGATCTCGGCTCTAAGAAAAATACACCATCTTGCTGTGTGGCTGCGAACATCATCAATTCACTCTGATCAGTGGGATCTGAGAGTAGGCCTGCGACTCGGCATTGATAACGATAACAGGTGGAACTCCTGGTATAAGCTACTATCTAATGCGCTACGGAAGAAGGCTGAAATACGACAGTTCTTTCTCGATTTTGAAAGAGAACTTGGTGATAATATACTGACTATATCTGACTGGGACCTTATTGAGCGGACGCAACAGTTTCTCCAACCATTTGCGGCCGCGACACTGCTTGGAGAAGGGGCAGGATCAAATCTCTCTCATACTTTGATGATCATGGATGCTTTGCTGCACCATTACGAGAAGGCAAAG AAACTTTATAGCGCCGAGGCTACTTACGATCCGCACCTTGTTCATTGTGTGGACATGGGTTGGTTCGTTCTAAACAAATACTACGCTTTAACCGACGAAACTCCTGCATACGCTGctgctctccttcttgatcCTTCAAAAAGGCTCAAATATATTCAGCACAACTCGGATATCGGCTGGATTGACAGTGCTGTTGAAAAGACTT CTAAAGATGAATCGACACACTCTCGGCGGCCGAGGAATGGTTTAGATGCTCTATTTGATGAGATTGCTGTATGGGAAGAAACTAATTCTGATGTGGATGATCTCGAAACATTTATCAAAAGTCCTCCGAATAGGATTACTTGCTCCCCTCTTCTCTGGTGGCTTAATCCTGAGCGGATCAAAACGTATCCACGCCTTTGTCGGATGGCTATTGATGTACTCTCGATCCCACCCGAATCAACAGATCCAGAATCAGCATTCTCCGGCGGCAGACGTACTCTCAGCTGGGATAGAGAAAGCATGTTATGTGAGAACGTGGAAAAGGTTGAGTGTATCGGCAACTGGATACGGTCGGGCTTTATTACGCTCTCAATTGAGGGTGGAAAGGGCATTATACTCGATACAGCTATTgatgtagatgtagatagagagattgatgatgagctAGATTGA